From the Amycolatopsis thermoflava N1165 genome, one window contains:
- the cei gene encoding envelope integrity protein Cei: MSSGIGYGNRRSRPYRKRRPLPALIVIGVLGLVAMVIWVRAITSKQDIDEALRCDPPPTPPPGVTYTNLGYNALDETTPVPADRIAVKVLNASEKRGQAAITTESLRQLGFTQIAPPENDPAYATDEAACRGQLRFGDNGSSAARTLSLVVPCVELVRDNREDASVDLAIGSAFGDVVPTQAARDILAQLQAWSSQHDGDGGEQSAVNPPAIDEALLAAARPGTC, encoded by the coding sequence GTGTCGTCGGGGATCGGTTACGGCAACCGGAGATCGCGGCCCTACCGCAAGCGCCGCCCGCTGCCCGCCTTGATCGTGATCGGGGTGCTCGGGCTCGTCGCGATGGTCATCTGGGTGCGCGCGATCACCAGCAAGCAGGACATCGACGAGGCGCTGCGGTGCGATCCGCCGCCCACGCCGCCACCCGGTGTGACGTACACCAACCTGGGTTACAACGCGCTCGACGAGACGACGCCCGTGCCGGCCGACCGGATCGCGGTGAAGGTGCTCAACGCGAGCGAGAAGCGCGGGCAGGCCGCGATCACCACGGAAAGCCTGCGGCAGCTGGGTTTCACGCAGATCGCGCCGCCGGAGAACGACCCCGCCTACGCGACCGACGAGGCGGCCTGCCGCGGCCAGTTGCGCTTCGGCGACAACGGCAGCTCCGCGGCGCGCACGCTCAGCCTGGTCGTGCCGTGCGTCGAACTGGTGCGGGACAACCGCGAGGACGCGAGCGTGGACCTGGCGATCGGCAGCGCCTTCGGCGACGTGGTGCCGACGCAGGCGGCGCGCGACATCCTCGCGCAGCTGCAGGCGTGGTCGAGCCAGCACGACGGGGACGGCGGCGAGCAGTCCGCGGTCAACCCGCCGGCGATCGACGAAGCACTGCTGGCCGCCGCCCGCCCCGGCACCTGCTGA
- a CDS encoding DUF4193 domain-containing protein produces MATDYDAPRRSEADELAEDSLEELKARRNETQSGVVDVDEDASAENFELPGADLSGLSGEDLTVKVVPKQADEFTCSVCFLVHHRSRLAEEHNGQMICRDCA; encoded by the coding sequence ATGGCGACCGACTACGACGCTCCGCGCCGCAGCGAAGCCGACGAGCTCGCCGAGGACTCGTTGGAGGAGCTGAAGGCTCGCCGGAACGAGACGCAGTCCGGCGTGGTGGATGTGGACGAGGACGCGAGCGCGGAGAACTTCGAGCTTCCGGGCGCGGACCTGTCCGGGCTGTCGGGTGAGGACCTGACGGTGAAGGTGGTGCCGAAGCAGGCTGACGAGTTCACCTGCTCCGTGTGCTTCCTGGTGCACCACCGGAGCAGGCTGGCGGAGGAGCACAACGGGCAGATGATCTGCCGCGACTGCGCGTGA
- a CDS encoding DUF3093 domain-containing protein, with the protein MGEHASAAGAVGETTAGDGSTRYSERLYLSWWGWPLPLAGAALLAYEIHLGYPAVPLWLPFAVLMPLMVAWLVAMGRARIRVTGDELEVGDAHLPLRFVGEVEVIGKDRKRKAMGPELDPAAYVTHRGWVGSLLRVHLTDPADPTPYWVFSTRRPEALAELLRSGK; encoded by the coding sequence ATGGGTGAGCACGCGAGCGCGGCCGGTGCGGTGGGCGAGACGACTGCGGGAGATGGCAGCACGCGGTATTCCGAACGGCTGTACCTGTCGTGGTGGGGCTGGCCGCTGCCGCTGGCGGGCGCGGCGCTGCTGGCCTACGAGATCCACCTCGGCTACCCGGCGGTGCCGCTGTGGCTGCCGTTCGCGGTGCTGATGCCGCTGATGGTGGCGTGGCTGGTGGCCATGGGCCGGGCCCGGATCCGGGTGACCGGCGACGAGCTCGAAGTCGGTGACGCTCATCTGCCGTTGCGGTTCGTGGGTGAGGTCGAAGTCATCGGTAAGGACCGGAAGCGGAAGGCGATGGGGCCGGAACTCGACCCCGCCGCATACGTGACGCATCGCGGCTGGGTCGGTTCGCTGCTGCGCGTGCACCTGACCGACCCGGCGGACCCGACCCCCTACTGGGTGTTCAGTACCCGCAGGCCGGAGGCCCTGGCCGAGCTGCTCCGCTCAGGGAAGTAG
- the dut gene encoding dUTP diphosphatase, with product MSPVQVLLTRLDPGVPIPSYARPGDAGADLVTTTDVVLEPGERVLVGTGVAIALPPGYAGFVHPRSGLAARTGLSVVNTPGTIDSGYRGEIKVCLVNHDRSEPIRLARGDRIAQLVVQRVETAEFVEVAELAATERGAGGYGSTGGHATLTGNPGEGTRE from the coding sequence GTGTCCCCCGTGCAGGTCCTGCTCACCCGGCTCGATCCGGGCGTCCCGATCCCGTCCTACGCAAGGCCCGGCGACGCCGGCGCCGACCTGGTGACCACCACCGACGTCGTGCTGGAGCCCGGCGAGCGGGTGCTGGTCGGCACCGGCGTGGCGATCGCGCTGCCGCCCGGCTACGCCGGGTTCGTGCACCCGCGCTCCGGTCTGGCCGCGCGGACCGGGCTGTCCGTGGTGAACACGCCGGGCACCATCGACTCGGGTTATCGCGGGGAGATCAAGGTGTGCCTGGTCAACCACGACCGCAGCGAGCCGATCCGGCTCGCGCGGGGGGACCGGATCGCGCAGCTGGTGGTCCAGCGTGTGGAGACGGCGGAGTTCGTGGAGGTCGCTGAGCTGGCGGCGACGGAACGCGGGGCGGGCGGGTACGGCTCGACCGGCGGGCATGCGACGCTGACCGGGAATCCCGGGGAAGGAACGAGGGAGTAG
- a CDS encoding DUF3710 domain-containing protein, whose translation MGIFGRKKRGRHAMADPGESWEPDVAEEPEEDPEPEATDGPFDIADAPEDGRPRIDLGSVRVPVPDGTQVQVEMDPQAGGVRAVHVVTAHGQVTVSAYAAPRSGGLWREVVGELTEQLRNDGAKVAPGQGEWGPELSALIGDVALRFVGVDGPRWMLRGVIAGPQSMAAEAPAVLRDIVRGTIVDRGDAPMPVRTPLPITLPDAVAEHIAQQQGQQ comes from the coding sequence GTGGGCATCTTCGGACGCAAGAAGCGGGGCCGCCACGCGATGGCCGACCCCGGCGAGTCCTGGGAGCCGGACGTCGCCGAGGAGCCGGAAGAGGACCCGGAGCCGGAGGCCACCGACGGGCCGTTCGACATCGCCGACGCGCCGGAGGACGGCAGGCCGCGGATCGACCTCGGCTCGGTGCGGGTCCCGGTGCCCGACGGCACCCAGGTGCAGGTCGAGATGGACCCGCAGGCCGGTGGCGTGCGCGCGGTGCACGTGGTGACGGCGCACGGCCAGGTCACGGTGAGCGCCTACGCGGCGCCGCGCTCCGGCGGCCTGTGGCGCGAGGTGGTCGGCGAGCTGACCGAGCAGCTGCGCAACGACGGCGCCAAGGTCGCGCCGGGCCAGGGTGAGTGGGGGCCGGAGCTGTCCGCGCTCATCGGCGACGTGGCACTGCGGTTCGTCGGGGTCGACGGGCCGCGCTGGATGCTGCGCGGGGTGATCGCCGGCCCGCAGTCGATGGCGGCCGAGGCGCCCGCCGTGCTGCGCGACATCGTCCGCGGCACGATCGTCGACCGCGGCGACGCGCCGATGCCGGTGCGCACGCCGCTGCCGATCACGTTGCCGGACGCGGTGGCCGAGCACATCGCGCAGCAGCAGGGCCAGCAGTAG
- a CDS encoding alpha/beta fold hydrolase, with amino-acid sequence MPKPAAVLLPGTGSDEVFVRSVFAGPLGAFGIRTRTPAPPGGAAVTAGLLTSLDDAAADGPVLAGGISLGAHLAAEWAVRNPGRCAGLLLAMPAWCGRPDDAPASLAARASADLVDSQGLEEALRLATAGVTPWLAAELTRAWRRHGDGLAASLRVAAAHPAPTLDALAGLDVPVGIAACTDDPVHPAAVAHAWAGALPRAVVRETTLTALGADRESLGRAALLAWLQAGG; translated from the coding sequence ATGCCGAAACCGGCCGCCGTCCTGCTACCGGGGACGGGGTCGGACGAGGTGTTCGTCCGGTCTGTTTTCGCAGGTCCGCTGGGTGCGTTCGGCATACGCACACGGACCCCCGCACCACCGGGCGGCGCCGCTGTGACAGCAGGCCTGCTCACGTCACTCGACGACGCCGCGGCCGACGGCCCGGTGCTCGCCGGAGGCATCTCGCTCGGCGCGCACCTGGCGGCCGAATGGGCGGTCCGCAACCCCGGCCGGTGCGCCGGCCTGTTGCTCGCGATGCCGGCCTGGTGCGGTCGCCCGGACGACGCGCCTGCCTCGCTGGCCGCGCGCGCCTCCGCCGACCTGGTCGACTCGCAGGGCCTGGAGGAGGCGCTGCGGCTCGCCACGGCCGGAGTGACGCCCTGGCTCGCCGCCGAGCTGACGAGGGCCTGGCGGCGGCACGGGGACGGCCTGGCGGCAAGCCTGCGCGTCGCGGCGGCCCACCCCGCGCCGACGCTGGACGCGCTGGCCGGACTGGACGTCCCGGTCGGCATCGCCGCGTGCACTGACGATCCGGTCCACCCGGCCGCAGTCGCGCACGCGTGGGCGGGAGCGCTTCCCCGGGCCGTGGTCCGGGAGACCACGCTGACCGCGCTCGGCGCCGACCGCGAGTCACTGGGCCGCGCCGCACTGCTGGCGTGGCTCCAGGCGGGCGGGTGA
- a CDS encoding OB-fold nucleic acid binding domain-containing protein: protein MSAKDGGYFSRLVRKLTSDVEELDADDLSEKSEAGGARRACDCRSGEEVTVLGRLRSVELCPTKEAATLRAELFDGTEGVTLVWLGRRRIPGIEPGRTIKVRGRMAERDGQKVLYNPFYELQTTS from the coding sequence ATGTCCGCCAAAGACGGCGGCTATTTCAGCCGGCTGGTGCGCAAGCTGACCAGCGACGTCGAGGAACTCGACGCTGATGATCTGTCCGAAAAATCCGAGGCAGGCGGCGCGCGACGAGCATGCGACTGCCGGTCGGGCGAAGAGGTGACCGTCCTCGGGCGGTTGCGCAGCGTGGAGCTGTGTCCCACGAAAGAGGCGGCGACACTGCGTGCCGAGTTGTTCGACGGCACGGAGGGCGTGACGCTAGTCTGGCTGGGACGGCGCCGCATCCCGGGCATCGAACCGGGCCGGACCATCAAGGTCCGGGGACGCATGGCCGAGCGAGACGGCCAGAAGGTGCTGTACAACCCGTTCTACGAGCTGCAGACGACCTCCTGA
- a CDS encoding DUF3159 domain-containing protein, translating into MTEPARPGDKTDPHPAADGAEPGRAGERPEPTMLEQMGGVSGLVYSSVPIVVFVLANSFFGLTAGIWSAVGSAALITIVRLVRRESLQPAISGLFGVGIGAFIAYRTGSAKGFFLFGIWASLVYCGVFVLSVVVRWPLAGVIWNFLNGTGTAWRRDKPSRLGYDVATLALAAVFGARFVVQRWLYEADYTGWLAFAKIAMGWPLYGLALLVVVWAVRRSDKRLKEIEEARVAEEADAEARLRLKYGQPPQEA; encoded by the coding sequence GTGACTGAACCCGCCCGTCCAGGCGACAAGACCGATCCGCACCCCGCCGCAGACGGGGCCGAGCCTGGGCGGGCGGGTGAGCGGCCCGAGCCCACGATGCTGGAACAGATGGGCGGGGTGTCCGGCCTCGTCTACTCCTCCGTGCCGATCGTGGTGTTCGTGCTCGCGAACTCGTTCTTCGGGCTCACGGCGGGCATCTGGAGCGCCGTCGGCAGCGCCGCGCTGATCACGATCGTGCGCCTGGTGCGCCGCGAGTCGCTGCAGCCGGCCATCTCCGGACTGTTCGGCGTCGGCATCGGCGCGTTCATCGCCTACCGCACCGGGTCCGCGAAGGGCTTCTTCCTGTTCGGGATCTGGGCGAGCCTCGTCTACTGCGGCGTGTTCGTGCTGTCCGTGGTGGTGCGCTGGCCGCTGGCGGGCGTGATCTGGAACTTCCTCAACGGCACCGGCACCGCGTGGCGCCGGGACAAGCCGTCCCGCCTCGGCTACGACGTCGCCACCCTGGCGCTGGCGGCAGTGTTCGGGGCGCGGTTCGTGGTGCAGCGGTGGCTCTACGAGGCCGACTACACCGGCTGGCTGGCGTTCGCGAAGATCGCCATGGGCTGGCCGCTGTACGGGCTGGCGCTGCTGGTCGTCGTGTGGGCCGTGCGCCGCTCCGACAAGCGCCTCAAGGAGATCGAGGAGGCCCGCGTCGCCGAGGAGGCGGACGCCGAGGCCCGCCTCCGCCTGAAGTACGGCCAGCCGCCGCAGGAGGCCTAG
- a CDS encoding potassium channel family protein, translating to MRVAIAGAGAVGRSIAKELIDGGHQVMLIERQAGQFEPDTVEQADWVLGDACEVSTLEDSGIERCDVVIAATGDDKVNLVVSLLAKTEFAVRRVVARVNNPANEWLYTDAWGVDVAVSTPRILAAMVEEAVSVGDLVRLLTFRQGQANLVELTLPDQTPLAGRPVSDLALPRDAALVTILRGDRVIVPQPEDPLEPGDELLFVANAEVENDIRKALGY from the coding sequence ATGCGGGTCGCGATCGCGGGAGCAGGCGCGGTTGGCCGGTCGATCGCCAAGGAGCTGATCGACGGCGGCCACCAGGTCATGCTGATCGAGCGGCAGGCCGGGCAGTTCGAGCCGGACACCGTCGAACAGGCCGACTGGGTGCTCGGCGACGCGTGCGAGGTCTCGACGCTGGAGGACTCCGGGATCGAGCGCTGCGACGTGGTGATCGCCGCGACCGGTGACGACAAGGTGAACCTGGTCGTGTCGCTGCTGGCGAAGACCGAGTTCGCGGTGCGGCGGGTCGTGGCGCGGGTGAACAACCCGGCCAACGAGTGGCTCTACACCGACGCGTGGGGCGTGGACGTCGCCGTGTCGACGCCGCGGATCCTGGCGGCGATGGTCGAGGAGGCGGTCAGCGTCGGCGACCTGGTGCGGCTGCTGACGTTCCGGCAGGGGCAGGCCAACCTGGTCGAGCTGACCCTGCCCGACCAGACGCCGCTGGCCGGCCGCCCGGTGAGCGACCTGGCGCTGCCGCGGGACGCCGCGCTGGTGACGATCCTGCGCGGCGACCGGGTGATCGTGCCGCAGCCGGAGGACCCGCTGGAGCCGGGCGACGAACTGCTGTTCGTGGCCAACGCGGAGGTCGAGAACGACATCCGCAAGGCGCTCGGTTACTAG
- a CDS encoding potassium channel family protein — translation MHVVIMGCGRVGASLAAALERLGHEVAVIDKAQEAFRRLGSDFHGQQVLGMGFDRQVLIDAGIEKAGAFAAVSSGDNSNIISARVARENFGVEHVVARIYDPKRAAVYERLGIPTVATVPWTTDRFLRTLLPDGVASAWRDPSGNVAVLQLPLHEGWIGRSVNELQESTGARVAFIMRFGTPVLPDSKTVLQADDLVYVAARSGTVGDVTSTAARAPEEEA, via the coding sequence GTGCACGTGGTGATCATGGGGTGCGGCCGGGTGGGCGCGTCCCTGGCCGCGGCCCTCGAGCGCCTGGGTCATGAGGTCGCGGTGATCGACAAGGCGCAGGAGGCGTTCCGGCGGCTCGGCAGCGACTTCCACGGCCAGCAGGTGCTGGGCATGGGCTTCGACCGGCAGGTGCTGATCGACGCGGGCATCGAGAAGGCGGGCGCCTTCGCCGCGGTGTCCAGCGGCGACAACTCGAACATCATCTCGGCGCGGGTGGCGCGGGAGAACTTCGGCGTCGAGCACGTCGTGGCCCGCATCTACGACCCGAAGCGCGCGGCGGTCTACGAGCGGCTGGGCATCCCCACCGTGGCGACCGTGCCGTGGACGACCGACCGGTTCCTGCGCACGCTGCTGCCCGACGGGGTGGCCTCGGCGTGGCGGGATCCCAGCGGCAACGTCGCGGTGCTGCAGCTGCCGCTGCACGAGGGCTGGATCGGCCGCAGCGTCAACGAGTTGCAGGAGTCGACCGGCGCGCGGGTCGCGTTCATCATGCGGTTCGGCACGCCCGTTCTGCCCGATTCCAAGACGGTGTTGCAGGCGGACGACCTGGTCTACGTGGCCGCGAGGTCCGGAACCGTCGGCGACGTGACGAGCACCGCGGCGCGTGCGCCGGAGGAGGAAGCCTGA
- a CDS encoding APC family permease — MSKIATATKRLLVGRPFRSDRLSHTLLPKRIALPIFASDALSSVAYAPEEIFLTLSVAGLSAYAYSPWIGIAVAVVMLVVVASYRQNVHAYPSGGGDYEVASTNLGGRFGLTVASALLVDYVLTVAVSTSSGVANIGSAIPFVAEHKVLSAVIIVVVLTSINLRGVRESGKAFAIPTYGFIIGILGMVLWGLFEAVRGTPMRAESADFDLHAEASFTGFAFVFLIARAFSSGAAALTGVEAISNGVPAFRKPKSKNAATTLLMMGVLAVTMLLGIITLAILTDVKFAEDPATQLSGTPEGYQQKTIVAQIAQAVFPHFEPAFYYISFSTGIILLLAANTAFNGFPVLASILAQDRFLPRQLHTRGDRLTFSNGILFLAAFALVLIIAFDAEVTKLIQLYIVGVFVSFTVSQAGMLRHWNRLLSRETDPQARRRMRRSQTVNAIGLTMTGTVLVIVLITKFLLGAWIAIAAMVAIYLLMTAIRKHYDRVSEELAALDGSPTVLPSRNHAIVLVSKLHLPTMRALAYAKAMRPDVLEAVTVNVDDAETRQLTADWEAKGFKVPLKVVESPYREITRPVLDYVKRVRGDNPRDVVTVFIPEYVVGHWWEQLLHNQSALRLKGRLLFQPGVMVTSVPWQLASSAKAVRRASRARPAAGDVRRGFFGDGASRTGAGKDGGK, encoded by the coding sequence GTGTCGAAGATTGCGACCGCCACCAAACGGCTGCTCGTCGGCCGTCCGTTCCGGAGCGACCGGCTCTCCCACACCCTGCTCCCGAAGCGGATCGCGCTGCCGATCTTCGCGTCGGACGCGCTCTCGAGCGTCGCGTACGCGCCCGAGGAGATCTTCCTGACGCTGAGCGTCGCCGGGCTGTCGGCCTACGCCTACTCGCCGTGGATCGGCATCGCCGTCGCGGTGGTCATGCTGGTCGTGGTGGCTTCCTACCGCCAGAACGTGCACGCCTACCCCAGCGGTGGCGGCGACTACGAGGTCGCCAGCACCAACCTCGGCGGCAGATTCGGCCTGACCGTGGCGAGCGCGCTGCTGGTCGACTACGTCCTCACCGTGGCGGTGTCCACGTCCTCCGGCGTGGCCAACATCGGGTCGGCGATCCCGTTCGTGGCCGAGCACAAGGTGCTGAGCGCGGTGATCATCGTGGTGGTCCTGACCTCGATCAACCTGCGTGGCGTGCGCGAGTCCGGCAAGGCCTTCGCGATTCCGACATACGGGTTCATCATCGGCATTCTGGGCATGGTCCTGTGGGGCCTGTTCGAGGCGGTCCGCGGCACGCCGATGCGCGCCGAGAGCGCGGACTTCGACCTGCACGCCGAGGCGTCCTTCACCGGCTTCGCGTTCGTCTTCCTCATCGCCCGCGCGTTCTCCTCCGGCGCGGCGGCGCTGACCGGCGTCGAGGCGATCAGCAACGGCGTGCCCGCCTTCCGCAAGCCGAAGTCGAAGAACGCGGCCACCACGCTGCTGATGATGGGCGTGCTCGCGGTGACGATGCTGCTGGGCATCATCACGCTGGCGATCCTTACCGACGTCAAGTTCGCCGAGGACCCGGCGACCCAGCTGAGCGGCACCCCGGAGGGCTACCAGCAGAAGACGATCGTCGCCCAGATCGCGCAGGCGGTGTTCCCGCACTTCGAGCCCGCCTTCTACTACATCTCCTTCAGCACCGGCATCATCCTGCTGCTGGCCGCGAACACCGCCTTCAACGGCTTCCCGGTGCTGGCCTCGATCCTCGCGCAGGACCGGTTCCTGCCGCGCCAGCTGCACACCCGCGGCGACCGGCTGACCTTCTCCAACGGCATCCTGTTCCTGGCCGCGTTCGCGCTGGTCCTGATCATCGCGTTCGACGCCGAGGTCACCAAGCTGATCCAGCTCTACATCGTGGGCGTGTTCGTGTCGTTCACGGTGAGCCAGGCCGGCATGCTGCGGCACTGGAACCGGCTGCTGTCCCGCGAAACCGATCCGCAGGCCCGGCGGCGGATGCGCCGTTCGCAGACCGTCAACGCGATCGGCCTGACGATGACCGGCACCGTGCTGGTCATCGTGCTGATCACGAAGTTCCTGCTCGGCGCGTGGATCGCGATCGCCGCGATGGTGGCGATCTACCTGCTGATGACCGCGATCCGCAAGCACTACGACCGGGTGTCCGAGGAGCTGGCCGCGCTGGACGGCAGCCCGACCGTGCTGCCTTCGCGCAACCACGCGATCGTGCTGGTCTCCAAGCTGCACCTGCCGACCATGCGCGCCCTGGCCTACGCGAAGGCCATGCGGCCGGACGTCCTGGAGGCCGTGACGGTCAACGTGGACGACGCCGAGACGCGGCAGCTGACCGCCGACTGGGAGGCCAAGGGCTTCAAGGTCCCGCTGAAGGTCGTCGAATCGCCCTACCGCGAGATCACGCGCCCGGTGCTGGACTACGTCAAGCGCGTGCGCGGCGACAACCCGCGTGACGTGGTCACCGTGTTCATCCCCGAGTACGTCGTCGGGCACTGGTGGGAGCAGCTGCTGCACAACCAGAGCGCGCTGCGGCTCAAGGGACGGCTGCTGTTCCAGCCGGGTGTGATGGTCACCAGCGTGCCGTGGCAGCTGGCGTCCTCGGCGAAGGCGGTGCGGCGCGCGTCGCGGGCGCGCCCGGCGGCCGGTGACGTGCGCCGCGGCTTCTTCGGGGACGGGGCGTCCCGCACCGGGGCCGGCAAGGACGGCGGGAAGTGA
- a CDS encoding class I SAM-dependent RNA methyltransferase, translating to MTGQDWTGRILELEVGPVAHGGHCVSRVDGRVVFVRHALPGELVRAEVTEDKGGSFCRADAVEVLRAAPERVDPPCPLAVPGQCGGCDWQHATPEFQRELKGRVVAEQLQRLAGLDWPVEVEALPGGALGWRSRVRLVAGPDGRAGLRAHRSHRVVALENCPIAVPGALDRALSRKWRPGTEIEVTSDGDGHVHARELATVRGKRRARQLAGGEAVQHAAGRDWRLQAHGFWQVHPAAAETFASVVQEWARASPGELAWDLYAGVGLFASVLAAQVGVTGHVVAVESGQRAVSDGERNLADLPQVSWRAGRTEHVLRSLSGKPEVVVLDPPRSGAGREVVQAVAAASPQRVVYVACDPAALARDVATFGESGYRLERLRAFDAFPMTHHVECVALLVR from the coding sequence GTGACCGGACAGGACTGGACCGGCCGGATCCTAGAGCTCGAAGTGGGACCCGTCGCCCACGGCGGGCACTGCGTGTCCCGGGTGGACGGCCGCGTCGTGTTCGTCCGGCACGCGCTGCCCGGCGAGCTGGTGCGCGCCGAGGTGACCGAGGACAAGGGCGGTTCGTTCTGCCGTGCGGACGCGGTGGAGGTCCTCCGCGCGGCGCCGGAACGGGTCGATCCGCCGTGCCCGCTCGCCGTGCCGGGGCAGTGCGGCGGCTGCGACTGGCAGCACGCGACGCCGGAGTTCCAGCGGGAGCTGAAGGGGCGCGTGGTCGCCGAGCAGCTGCAGCGGCTGGCCGGGCTGGACTGGCCGGTCGAGGTCGAGGCGCTGCCCGGGGGCGCGCTGGGCTGGCGGTCGCGGGTCCGGCTGGTCGCCGGACCGGACGGGCGGGCCGGGTTGCGGGCGCACCGCAGCCACCGGGTCGTGGCGCTGGAGAACTGCCCGATCGCGGTGCCGGGCGCGCTGGACCGGGCGTTGTCGCGGAAGTGGCGGCCGGGCACGGAGATCGAGGTGACCAGCGACGGGGACGGCCACGTGCACGCCCGTGAGCTGGCGACCGTGCGGGGCAAGCGCCGGGCGCGGCAGCTGGCCGGCGGGGAGGCGGTGCAGCACGCGGCGGGCCGGGACTGGCGGCTGCAGGCCCACGGGTTCTGGCAGGTGCACCCCGCGGCGGCGGAGACGTTCGCGTCGGTGGTGCAGGAGTGGGCGCGGGCGTCGCCCGGGGAGCTGGCCTGGGACCTCTACGCCGGGGTCGGGTTGTTCGCGTCGGTGCTGGCCGCGCAGGTCGGTGTGACGGGGCACGTGGTGGCGGTCGAGTCGGGGCAGCGCGCGGTGAGCGACGGTGAGCGGAACCTGGCGGACCTGCCGCAGGTGAGCTGGCGGGCGGGCCGGACGGAGCACGTGCTGCGGTCGCTGTCCGGGAAGCCGGAGGTCGTGGTGCTGGACCCGCCGCGGTCCGGGGCGGGGCGCGAGGTGGTTCAGGCGGTGGCGGCGGCTTCGCCCCAGCGGGTGGTGTACGTGGCGTGCGATCCGGCGGCGCTGGCCCGGGATGTCGCGACCTTCGGTGAGTCGGGGTACCGGCTGGAGCGGTTGCGGGCGTTCGACGCGTTCCCGATGACCCACCACGTGGAGTGCGTGGCGCTGCTGGTGCGCTGA
- a CDS encoding DUF2786 domain-containing protein translates to MAESTVETFAVLLCDAAQRRLGELAARELAGPRYDARLIDRAAELALREVLARLWRTGWQPGDVHQIALRRLDRRGVALTSDVLAGCGGAERPLLERWSEQHGVERVAALLVVLSVLEVLLPLPRLPEVPVAAERAGVDEKVLARIRALLAKAESTSFPEEAEALSAKAQQLMSRYSFEQALVDVPGPGAGSARRFWLEQPYLGPKSSLVTAVATANRCRAAFYAKLGFVVLVGHEVDLDLVELLSTSLLVQANEAMLTAGRGARPRSFRHAFLLAYATRIGERLTDADRAAGAEFAEARLLPILARRRQEVDTLFTELFPHTTTRTTTISNPEGWTAGREAANHARLTVERAQVEAG, encoded by the coding sequence ATGGCCGAGTCCACTGTAGAAACGTTCGCCGTCCTGCTGTGCGATGCCGCCCAGCGGCGGCTGGGTGAGCTCGCGGCGCGGGAGCTGGCCGGCCCGCGCTACGACGCGCGGCTGATCGACCGGGCGGCGGAGCTGGCGCTGCGGGAGGTGCTGGCGCGGTTGTGGCGGACCGGCTGGCAGCCGGGGGACGTGCACCAGATCGCGTTGCGGCGGCTGGACCGGCGGGGGGTGGCGCTGACCTCGGACGTGCTCGCCGGGTGCGGCGGGGCCGAGCGGCCGTTGCTGGAGCGGTGGTCGGAGCAGCACGGCGTGGAGCGGGTGGCGGCGTTGCTCGTGGTGCTGTCGGTGCTGGAGGTGCTGCTGCCCCTGCCGCGGTTGCCGGAGGTGCCGGTCGCGGCGGAGCGGGCGGGCGTGGACGAGAAGGTGCTGGCGCGGATCCGGGCGCTGCTGGCGAAGGCGGAGTCGACGTCGTTCCCCGAGGAGGCGGAGGCGCTGTCGGCGAAGGCGCAGCAGCTGATGAGCCGGTACTCGTTCGAGCAGGCGCTGGTGGACGTGCCGGGGCCGGGGGCGGGTTCGGCGCGGCGGTTCTGGCTGGAGCAGCCGTACCTCGGCCCGAAGTCGTCGCTGGTGACGGCGGTCGCGACGGCCAACCGGTGCCGGGCAGCGTTCTACGCCAAGCTGGGGTTCGTGGTGCTGGTCGGCCACGAGGTCGACCTGGACCTGGTGGAGCTGCTGTCGACGTCGCTGCTGGTGCAGGCGAACGAGGCGATGCTGACCGCCGGCCGCGGCGCGCGGCCCCGCTCGTTCCGGCACGCGTTCCTGCTCGCCTACGCGACGCGAATAGGCGAACGCCTGACCGACGCCGACCGTGCCGCGGGGGCGGAGTTCGCGGAGGCGCGGCTGCTCCCGATCCTCGCCCGGCGCCGCCAGGAGGTGGACACGCTGTTCACGGAGTTGTTCCCGCACACGACAACCCGCACGACGACCATCAGCAACCCCGAGGGCTGGACAGCAGGCCGAGAAGCCGCCAACCACGCACGACTGACAGTGGAACGAGCCCAGGTGGAGGCAGGTTAG